Below is a genomic region from Rhodohalobacter sp. 614A.
AAAATCGCCCGGCGAAGAGTATTCGTCGGGCGATTTTTTTTACCCCGAGTCGCCTGCACCTTCACAGAAACGAACCCAAAAGTTGTTCTGTTTTTGTAGTTTAGAAGTAATAAACAGAATCAAAAAAAGAGGTTTAAAATGGAGTATCGATTTTTGGGGCGATCCGGCCTGAAAGTGTCCGCCCTGTCATTTGGCTCATGGGTTACATTTGGAGAACAAATTGACGAACAACTTGCTACCGACTGCATGACGGAAGCGTACGATGCCGGTGTTAATTTTTTTGACAATGCCGAGGCCTACGCAGAGGGAAAATCCGAAACGGTTATGGGAAAGATCATCAAGAAACAAGGATGGAAACGTTCAGATCTTGTTTTATCAACCAAAATTTTTTGGGGTGGAGAAGGGCCAAACGATAGCGGGCTTTCTTATAAGCATATCATCGAAGGAACAAATGCGTCCCTCAAACGAATGCAGACCGATTATGTGGATCTGATTTTTTGCCACCGCCCGGACAAATTTACCCCGATTGAGGAAACTGTTCGCGCAATGGATCAGGTGATTCGTGAAGGAAAAGCATTTTATTGGGGAACCAGTGAATGGTCGTCCGAACAGATTCGTGAAGCGTATCATATCGCGAGAAGAGAGAATCTTCGTCCGCCATTGATGGAGCAGCCACAGTACAATATGTTCAAACGGGATAAAGTAGAAGGCGAATATGCGCGTTTATATGATGAAATTGGTTTGGGAACTACTATTTGGAGTCCGCTGGCGAGCGGCCTTTTGACCGGAAAGTATAATGACGGAATTCCCGATGACAGCCGCCTTTCTATGGAAAAATATGACTGGCTTCGCGAACGTCTCCTGGAAAGTGAAAGTGGAAAACAGCAGCTTCAGAAAGTAAAGGAACTTGCAGAGGTGGCGGATGAAGCCGGGATTTCCATGCCGGAAATGGCATTGGCCTGGTGCCTGAAGAATCCCAATGTGAGTACGGTTATAACCGGCGCTTCAAAACCGGAGCAGGTTCGCCAGAATATGAAAGCGATGGACAAAGTTGAAAAACTGACGGACGATGTGATGGAAAAAATCGAAGAGATTTTAGACAACAAACCGGATGAAGAACCAGATTTTCGCCGATAGATGAACCAGACATTTAATCCGCTCCGGAATCCCTCTCAACAAAAACCGGTCCCTGATATCATCCGGGAACTGAAAGAAGAGGGATATGAGCGGGAATTCAAAAAAGGGGATGTCCTTGTAAAACCCGGCAGCCCAATCTCGGACATTCCCATCATTTTGAAAGGTGCAATCAGTGTCTACCAACTGGATGATGATTACCGCGAAATGTTGCTCTATTATCTTGAGGAAGGGGATATGTGCATTATGTCGTTCATGGGCGGATTGTACAATGAATCAAGTAAAATAAAAGCGGTAGCCAGCGAGAAAAGTCATGTACTTCTTATTCCCGTCCAGAAAATTGGGAAAATTATTAAACATCATCCTGAATGGGTGGAATACATTTTTGATGTCTACCATCAGCGATTTCATGAACTGCTGGATGTAGTGAATGCAGTTGCGTTTAAAAAGATGGATGAAAGATTGGTGAACTTCATTGAGAAAAAGAGAGAAATTACCGGCAAATCTACCATCAAAATTACCCATGAAGAACTTGCCAACGAATTGGGAACTGCCCGGGTAGTGATATCCAGATTACTTAAAGAGCTGGAAAAAAAGGGAGTTGTGAAGCTCGGGAGAAATAAGATTACGCTACTGTAACAAATGTTACTGAGTTGGGAAAAACTGCTCTGTATATTTCTTTCTGTTGATTGAGTAACCAAGGATTTACCTGGCTATTTAATCTAAAAAGTCTCAGGACATAATCGATAACAGAAGAAATCAAAAAGACAGATGATGTTAAAAGAGCAGTTATTTTCAAACTGGTACCCCATGCGATGGTTTATGCTCATCCTTGGATTTGTGCTTGGTTATAATTTCCTGGCAAGTGGATCATCCATTTCCGGTCTGCTTTCACTTGTTATTCTATTCCAGGCACTTACCAATACAGGCTGTTTGCTGGGGCATTGTACTCCTGCTGTTCATCATCAAACCAAATCTGATTTAAATCTTGATGACGTAACCTTTGAAGAAATCAAAACAGATTGAACCATGAACGAAACACAAACAAAAGAGATCACTTTTAATGATTTAATAAAAGGCGAAACACCTGTCCTGGTGGATTTTTATGCTGATTGGTGTGGTCCGTGCCGAATGATGGCTCCCATCCTGCAAGACGTAAAGAACCGTTTTGGCGATTCTCTGCAAATCGTAAAAATTGACACAGAGCGAAATCCTGACATCGCCATTCACTACAATGTGAGGGGAATTCCGAATATGATCCTGTTCAGTAAAGGAGATATTTTGTGGCAGCAGGCGGGTGTAGTTCAGGCTCCACAACTCGAATCTATCATCCGAAGAAAACTGGAGGAACATGCCGTTGCCTGATCACCATAATTACGACGTAAAACTAACTTGGAAAGAGGGGCGCATCGGGGAACTTTCAGCACCTGGAATAAATGAGAAAATTGAAGTAGCTACCCCTCCACAATTTCCCGGAGGGGTTGATGGTGTTTGGTCGCCCGAGCATCTTTACACGGCATCGGTTGTGAGTTGTTTTTTTACATCGTTTACGGCCATTGCAGAATACTCCAAACTGGACTTTGTGAATTTAGAAGTAGAGAGTTCCGGAGAGATGAATCGGAATGAAGAGGGTAAATACATAATGAGCAAAGTGACGCTGAAGCCGGTTCTGACGATTGATGACGGATCGAAAGAGAAAAAAGCGTATCGCATTTTAGAGAAAGCAGAGGAGATCTGCCTGATCACCCGATCCATTCAATCAGAAATAATTTTCGAACCGAACGTTTACATTGCCCAAAAAGTGGGATAGATTTAATGCCGATTACTTTTTCTTTTATAATTGATTTGTGAAAGAATTAAGTTAAGTGTAAACAAATGGTTGAAAGAAAAATCGTACCTGATTATTATGAAATTTGAAACGCTGGCTATACACGCAGGACTTGATATTGGTAATCCCTCAAAAGCCATTATCCCCCCCATCTCTCCAAGTACAATTTTTGAGATTGATGAAACCGGATTAAAAGAAGGAGATTTTCATTATACGCGGCTACAGAATCCGAATCGCCAGCAGTTTGAACATGTAATTGCTGCGCTCGAAGGGGGAGAAGCTGCGGCCGCTTTTTCATCCGGAATTGCCGCTGCGGCAGCAATTTTACAATCATTGGAAACCGGCGATCATGTGATTATTCCCGAAGATGTATATGCCGGGAACCGGAAGATGGTAACATCAGTTATGAGCCACTGGGGGCTGGAATCCGATTTTATAGACATGACGGATCTGGAGAATATTGAATCGCATATCAGGCCGAATACAAAAATTATCTGGATTGAGACGCCCTCAAATCCGTTAATGCGAATTACAGATATTGCTGCTGTAGCCGAATTGGCAAAGTCGAATAACATCCGAACCGTTGCGGATAACACCTGGCCGACGCCGGTGAATCAGCTTCCTCTTGAATTGGGAATCGATCTGGTTCTTCACTCCACTTCCAAATATTTTGGCGGCCACAGTGATATTCTGGGCGGAGCCGTCATTTCAAAAAAACATGATGAATTTTTTGATCGGGTTTTAACGGTTCAAAAAATGGGCGGAGCCGTTCCCTCACCGCATGATTGCTGGCTGCTGAGCCGTAGTACCCGAACGCTTTCCTACCGGATGAAAGGCCACAACGAGCATGCCGAAAAAGTGGCGGCTTTCCTGGTAGATCATCCGAAAATTGCGGATGTATTTTATCCCGGTTTGGAATCTAACAAAGGCCATGAAATTGCCAAAAAACAGATGAAAGGATTCGGTGGGATGATTTCATTCTTGGTTGATGGTGATTACGATGAGACAATCAAAGTCGTGGGACGCACGAAACTGGTCAAACGTGCCACAAGTCTTGGCGGCGTGGAGACGACTTGGGAACACCGAAGAAGCAGCGAAGGTGAAGGATCCGTATCGCCGGAAAACATGGTTCGAATCAGTGTGGGCCTCGAACACCCGGATGATATTATTGAGGATCTGGAGCAGGCGTTGGGATAGTCAGGTTACAAGTCTCAGGATTCAGGAAATTTTAACTTTCCGAAGGTCTCCTTCGGAACACCCGGCCCGGAATCATTGCTTCAACCAAACACCAAACGTTGGCAAATTCTGACTACTCGCCAGAATTCATAAACTTCTCAACCCGTTCCGGATCATCCGGTTTGGTCATGAAACTGATACTCACAAGAAGCACTATGTTTACGATCAATCCGTAAATTCCTTCATGCATGGGGAATGGCTTGATTTCAGGGAAGATCAAACAGATTGTGTTTACCAAAATTCCACCGAAAAGTCCGGCAAGGGCACCGGCTTTGGTCGCCCGCTTCCAGTAAAACATGGCAAATACGATGGGAAAAATTTGTGCAACTCCGCCGTAGGATGCAAGCAATAAGGCTACGATGGAAATCTCATTAGAAATGGCAAAAAAGTATGATATC
It encodes:
- a CDS encoding trans-sulfuration enzyme family protein — its product is MKFETLAIHAGLDIGNPSKAIIPPISPSTIFEIDETGLKEGDFHYTRLQNPNRQQFEHVIAALEGGEAAAAFSSGIAAAAAILQSLETGDHVIIPEDVYAGNRKMVTSVMSHWGLESDFIDMTDLENIESHIRPNTKIIWIETPSNPLMRITDIAAVAELAKSNNIRTVADNTWPTPVNQLPLELGIDLVLHSTSKYFGGHSDILGGAVISKKHDEFFDRVLTVQKMGGAVPSPHDCWLLSRSTRTLSYRMKGHNEHAEKVAAFLVDHPKIADVFYPGLESNKGHEIAKKQMKGFGGMISFLVDGDYDETIKVVGRTKLVKRATSLGGVETTWEHRRSSEGEGSVSPENMVRISVGLEHPDDIIEDLEQALG
- a CDS encoding potassium channel beta subunit family protein — encoded protein: MEYRFLGRSGLKVSALSFGSWVTFGEQIDEQLATDCMTEAYDAGVNFFDNAEAYAEGKSETVMGKIIKKQGWKRSDLVLSTKIFWGGEGPNDSGLSYKHIIEGTNASLKRMQTDYVDLIFCHRPDKFTPIEETVRAMDQVIREGKAFYWGTSEWSSEQIREAYHIARRENLRPPLMEQPQYNMFKRDKVEGEYARLYDEIGLGTTIWSPLASGLLTGKYNDGIPDDSRLSMEKYDWLRERLLESESGKQQLQKVKELAEVADEAGISMPEMALAWCLKNPNVSTVITGASKPEQVRQNMKAMDKVEKLTDDVMEKIEEILDNKPDEEPDFRR
- a CDS encoding OsmC family protein — encoded protein: MPLPDHHNYDVKLTWKEGRIGELSAPGINEKIEVATPPQFPGGVDGVWSPEHLYTASVVSCFFTSFTAIAEYSKLDFVNLEVESSGEMNRNEEGKYIMSKVTLKPVLTIDDGSKEKKAYRILEKAEEICLITRSIQSEIIFEPNVYIAQKVG
- a CDS encoding Crp/Fnr family transcriptional regulator; the encoded protein is MNQTFNPLRNPSQQKPVPDIIRELKEEGYEREFKKGDVLVKPGSPISDIPIILKGAISVYQLDDDYREMLLYYLEEGDMCIMSFMGGLYNESSKIKAVASEKSHVLLIPVQKIGKIIKHHPEWVEYIFDVYHQRFHELLDVVNAVAFKKMDERLVNFIEKKREITGKSTIKITHEELANELGTARVVISRLLKELEKKGVVKLGRNKITLL
- the trxA gene encoding thioredoxin, coding for MNETQTKEITFNDLIKGETPVLVDFYADWCGPCRMMAPILQDVKNRFGDSLQIVKIDTERNPDIAIHYNVRGIPNMILFSKGDILWQQAGVVQAPQLESIIRRKLEEHAVA